In the Parasphingorhabdus halotolerans genome, GGCTGCTCACAGTGAATATGAGCAAATCAGCGCACGTGGTTTGGGTATGAAACTTCCAAGACAGGAACCATCCCGGTTCGGCATCGACCTCAAATATCCGACTACGTATTTCTCCTTATGTTGCGGTCAATGCCAAGCTGTTAGCGCTGACCTTCCCCACATACGGGGCCACAAACGGGGAAGGACGTTATGGATACTCTTTTGATGAAGGCTGGCAGTTGGCTGGTCCTCGCAGTGCTTGCATTTGCCGCCATGGTTCTGGCGGTCGACAGCGGTTTCGCGGTGCACATGGCGATTGTCATTATCGCTTGTCTTATCGCGCTTTGGGTGACGATCAGCAAGGCTGATTATCAGGCCATTGGGCGGGGCATATTAAAGGCCCCGATGGAGGAAGGCCTCTATGACGACGACCCAATCCGCTGGGGTGTGATCGCGACGATATTTTGGGGCATGGCCGGATTTCTTGTCGGGCTCTATATAGCATTGCAGCTCGCCTTTCCGGTCCTCAATCTGGGTCTGGAATATACGACATTCGGGCGCCTCCGCCCGCTTCACACATCTGCTGTTATTTTTGCTTTTGGAGGCAATGCGCTAATCGCGACGAGTTTTTACATCGTCCAGCGCACTTGCAGGGCGAGGTTGGCCTTCCCCGGCCTCGCCCGCTTTGTTTTCTGGGCTATCAGCTGTTTATCGTGCTGGCCGCCACCGGTTACCTGCTCGGCATTACCCAATCGAAGGAATATGCCGAGCCTGAATGGTATGTCGATATCTGGTTGACGATCGTCTGGGTGAGCTATGCCGCCGTTTTTATCGGCACGATCGTAAAACGTTCCGAGCCACATATTTATGTCGCCAACTGGTTTTTCCTGGCGTTCATCCTGACGGTTGCGATGCTGCATCTGGTCAATGGACTGGCCATGCCGGTCAGCCTGCTTGGTGCAAAAAGCTATAGCGCCTTTGCCGGTGTGCAGGATGCCCTGACGCAGTGGTGGTATGGCCATAATGCGGTTGGTTTTTTCCTGACCGCAGGCTTCCTGGGCATGATGTATTATTTCGTGCCGAAACAGGCGGAGCGGCCCGTCTACAGCTACCGCCTGTCGATCATCCACTTCTGGTCCTTGATCTTCCTCTATATCTGGGCAGGACCGCATCACCTCCACTATACCGCGCTGCCGGATTGGGCACAGACGCTGGGCATGGTCTTCTCGATCGTCCTGTGGATGCCAAGCTGGGGCGGGATGATCAACGGCCTGATGACGCTCAACGGCGCATGGGAAAAAATCCGCACCGATCCGATCATCCGGATGATGGTTCTCAGCCTCGCATTCTATGGCATGAGTACTTTCGAAGGTCCGATGATGTCGATCAAGGCGGTAAACAGCCTGTCGCACTACACCGACTGGACCATTGGTCACGTACACAGCGGTGCGCTGGGCTGGAACGGCATGATCACCTTTGCCGCGATATATTTTCTGGTCCCGCGTCTGTGGGGCAAGCAACGCCTCTATAGCCTGCGCATGGTGAATTGGCACTTCTGGTTCGCGACGCTGGGTATCGTTCTCTACGCCGCGTCGATGTGGGTCGCCGGTATCATGCAGGGCCTGATGTGGCGCGAATATGGGGACGATGGCTATCTGGTCTATGCCTTTAGTGAAGTCGTTTCTGCGATGTTCCCGATGTACGTTATTCGGGCAACGGGCGGTCTGCTCTATCTCGCTGGTGCCTGTGTGCTGGTTTATAATGTCTGGATGACCATCGCGGGCAAGGTTCGCGATGAGAAACCGATGACCGAGACGCCGTACGACGCGGCGGCGGACAAACCAATTGTTTCGCAACCAACCGCCGTACCGGCAGAGTGAGGGAGACAAGAACATGACCACACTCACGCAAAAACATAAGAGAATTGAACGCAACGTCACCCTGCTCGCGGTGTTAGCCCTGATCACCGTGATCATCGGCGGGATCGTCGAAATCGCTCCCTTGTTCTGGATCGACAATACGGTTGAGGAAGTTGAGGGCGTGCGGCCTTATACTCCGCTCGAACTGGCGGGACGCAACATCTACATCCGCGAAGGTTGCTATACCTGCCACAGCCAGATGATCCGTCCGTTCCGCGATGAAGTGGAGCGCTACGGTCACTACTCGCTGGCGGCGGAATCGATGTATGATCATCCTTTCCAATGGGGTTCCAAGCGGACAGGGCCTGATCTTGCTCGCGTCGGTGGTCGCTATTCGGATGAATGGCATGTCCAGCATCTGACCGACCCGCGGAGCGTGGTTCCGGAATCAATCATGCCGCCTTATGCGTTTCTGGCGAAAAAAGAACTTAAGGCTGGCGATATGAGCGCGCATTTGCGGGCGATGTACCGGGTTGGTGTTCCCTACAGCAAGGAAGCGATTGAAAAGGCCAATGAAGATTTGCTGACACAGGCTGATCCGATGGCCAGCACGACCGAACTCGAGAAACGCTATCCCAAGGCGCAGGTTCGCGACTTTGATGGAAACCCGGACAAGCTTACCGAAATGGATGCGCTGGTCGCCTATCTGCAGATGATCGGCACGTTGGTCGACTTTGAAGCGGGTGAAGCGCAGGAGCAGCCGCGATGAGCTATGAGGCACTCCGCCATTTCGCTGACAGCTGGGGACTGATGTTCATGGCTTTCTTGTGGATAGCTTTCACCGTCTGGACCTTTCGGCCCGGTGCCAAAGGTCATCACGATGATGCCGCGAACATGATTTTCGATGAGGACAAGCAAGATGTCTGACAAAAAATATATCGACGAAGCCACGGGCACCGAAACCGTCGGCCACGAATGGGACGGTATCGAGGAACTCGACACGCCGATGCCGCGCTGGTGGCTATGGACCTTATATGCCACGATTATCTGGGCTATCGGCTATGTCATTATGTACCCGGCAATACCCATGCTGAACAGCGCCACGGAAGGCGTGCTCGGCTGGACCAGCCGCGGGGAATATGCCAAAGAAGTTTCAGGCCGTGAAGCTGAACTGGCACCAATTCGTCAGGCCATTATTTCCACGGATATTCGCAAATTGAACGGCACTCCCGAGCTGATGCAGCAAGCCATTGAAGGTGGTCGTTCGGCATTCAAAGTGCATTGCGTGCAATGCCACGGTTCCGGTGCTGCCGGGTCAAAAGGCTATCCCAATCTGAATGACGACGACTGGTTATGGGGCGGTGATCTGGAAGCTATTGAATATACGCTGGTCCATGGCATTCGTCAGCCCGATCATAGCGACACCCGCTTCTCGCAAATGCCGGCCTTTGGCAGAGACGGGATATTGCAGAGTAACGAGATACAGGACGTGGTTTCGCACGTGCGAACCCTGTCAGGGGATGAAAAGCCCAGTGCAGCATCGCAGCGCGGCGCGCTTGTTTACGCAGCCAATTGCGTCATCTGCCATGGTGCCAATGGCAAAGGCGATCGTCTTCAAGGTGCACCCAATCTGACTGACAAGATCGCTCTCTATGGACGGGATCGG is a window encoding:
- the ccoO gene encoding cytochrome-c oxidase, cbb3-type subunit II, whose amino-acid sequence is MTTLTQKHKRIERNVTLLAVLALITVIIGGIVEIAPLFWIDNTVEEVEGVRPYTPLELAGRNIYIREGCYTCHSQMIRPFRDEVERYGHYSLAAESMYDHPFQWGSKRTGPDLARVGGRYSDEWHVQHLTDPRSVVPESIMPPYAFLAKKELKAGDMSAHLRAMYRVGVPYSKEAIEKANEDLLTQADPMASTTELEKRYPKAQVRDFDGNPDKLTEMDALVAYLQMIGTLVDFEAGEAQEQPR
- a CDS encoding cbb3-type cytochrome c oxidase subunit 3, with translation MSYEALRHFADSWGLMFMAFLWIAFTVWTFRPGAKGHHDDAANMIFDEDKQDV
- the ccoP gene encoding cytochrome-c oxidase, cbb3-type subunit III; this encodes MSDKKYIDEATGTETVGHEWDGIEELDTPMPRWWLWTLYATIIWAIGYVIMYPAIPMLNSATEGVLGWTSRGEYAKEVSGREAELAPIRQAIISTDIRKLNGTPELMQQAIEGGRSAFKVHCVQCHGSGAAGSKGYPNLNDDDWLWGGDLEAIEYTLVHGIRQPDHSDTRFSQMPAFGRDGILQSNEIQDVVSHVRTLSGDEKPSAASQRGALVYAANCVICHGANGKGDRLQGAPNLTDKIALYGRDRATLTETITNSRYGVMPRWNNRLDPVTIRMLAAYVHSLGGGETLPALEKVNQETLEQVESEGAGDEQS